In Xenopus tropicalis strain Nigerian chromosome 5, UCB_Xtro_10.0, whole genome shotgun sequence, one genomic interval encodes:
- the LOC101730220 gene encoding adhesion G protein-coupled receptor F5 yields MLHRSAQYNFFLFLSLCLFGRGLCNSEHISPSQNIFISSTGTQSTNSTCSIYTIQADSSQCPSQYSGSVTNYTCTFQGIYGATGSAAVQVTYLKPATVTITGPTSVSAQSSLSLRCQSDVSNIDRVTWSINGLAIATDKQILNKDGSTLTVSPVTMDWNGTYLCTLYQQNLPSSGSCEVKVLNLPNQQTIQVDPISIYQKCGNPQPLNCCIPLDSSSVYTVEFVPSAALQLGNQVTHGQLKCFSANYTATVCPQTAVFTCVISNGITSVSSPQMQITYWSDTEILICPAMQEPPNLPESPNGAQIIIPCQNTNPSLTGNITYTCSNKQWTNQTNCTSVVVFNQYVAVQNLANGPAPAQQMPTFIQSLSNTTQTNKETIASSPTNINTIVNILSIVSDNSKNVQPETMDNFISTVNTIVNNTQVWTTIRDKSSDLLKSVENFAEQFTNVTSYTSNQSNTNIQLKGQTFSANTSYNQTFQLSGLSGGVTIGDGSLSGNSCTVVSIAYSTLKDILPSDLNKTINGLVISTKVVQGTINEGHFNVSISFSQSNDSLTNPDCVFWDFNISGWNNRSCSPSVKGNTTTVCTCNHLTSFAVLMGADDTNIPPEIIKFLEVITYVGLGVSLACLFLTLVIEAIVWKSVIKNKTSYLRHVCLVNIAVSLLVADIFFLIGAHLERFPDTPACTAVGFLSFYFFLVLFFWMLTTGLILFYRLVYILHDTSRKTMMIIAFTLGYGCPAVISIITVASTAPRHGFTSGTYCWLNYTTTKSFLAFVVPVLTIVFVNFVILCVVIFKLLRPNVGERQSKDEKKILVQITKSLAVLTPLLGLTWVFGLFVAAKPKNATYQILFTIFNSFQGLFILISTVLLDQKVRLAMRNTLSWTTQRSKTASTLTSAGSSENSQWKFPKKRRPLFPAKGFFDFSESQVSSRDLSTGSYNVLT; encoded by the exons ATGTTACATAGATCAGCACAATACAATTTCTTTCTGTTTCTATCTTTGTGTTTGTTTGGGAGGGGGCTGTGCAATAGTGAACACATCTCTCCTTCTCAGAATATTTTCATTTCTTCTACAGGAACACAAAGTACAAATTCTACTTGTTCCATATACACTATTCAAGCTGATTCTTCCCAGTGCCCCTCTCAGTACTCGGGAAGTGTAACCAATTATACATGTACCTTCCAAGGTATATATGGGGCGACGGGCTCTGCGGCCGTGCAAGTCACCTATCTAAAGCCAG CCACCGTCACCATTACAGGTCCTACATCTGTTTCTGCGCAGTCTTCTCTGAGTCTGAGGTGCCAGAGTGATGTAAGCAACATTGACAGAGTAACCTGGAGCATCAATGGCCTCGCAATAGCAACAGATAAACAAATCTTAAACAAGGATGGCTCTACTCTCACAGTATCTCCTGTAACCATGGACTGGAATG GCACCTACCTCTGCACACTTTATCAGCAGAACTTACCCAGCAGTGGCAGCTGTGAAGTAAAAGTCCTGAACTTGCCCAACCAACAAACAATCCAAGTTGATCCTATCAGTATATATCAGAAATGCGGCAATCCCCAGCCACTTAACTGCTGTATCCCGCTTGACAGTTCCTCTGTTTATACTGTAGAGTTTGTGCCATCTGCAGCTCTCCAACTGG GAAACCAAGTAACACATGGACAACTAAAGTGTTTCTCAGCAAACTACACGGCAACAGTCTGCCCCCAAACTGCCGTCTTCACTTGTGTGATTTCCAACGGCATTACCAGTGTCAGCAGCCCTCAAATGCAGATAACCTACTGGTCAG aCACTGAAATTTTAATATGCCCTGCAATGCAAGAGCCTCCCAATCTTCCTGAGTCTCCCAATGGCGCACAAATTATTATCCCGTGTCAGAATACCAACCCCTCGCTAACAGGAAACATAACCTACACGTGCTCCAATAAACAGTGGACGAACCAAACAAACTGCACCTCTGTAGTTGTCTTTAATCAGTACGTGGCAGTTCAG AACTTGGCAAACGGACCAGCACCGGCACAGCAGATGCCTACATTCATTCAAAGCCTTTCCAATACTACTCAGACTAACAAAGAGACCATTGCAAGCTCACCGACCAACATCAACACGATTGTGAACATTTTGTCTATTGTTTCAGATAACAGTAAAAATGTGCAGCCAGAAACCATGGAC AACTTTATCAGTACAGTAAATACCATTGTGAACAACACACAAGTTTGGACAACTATACGGGACAAGAGCTCAGATCTTCTCAAGTCGGTTGAAAATTTTGCAGAACAATTCACAAACGTGACCAGCTATACAAGCAACCAAAGTAATACTAACATTCAGCTCAAAGGGCAAACGTTTAGCGCAAACACGAGCTACAATCAGACGTTCCAGCTGTCCGGTTTGAGCGGAGGAGTGACGATAGGAGACGGGTCGCTGAGTGGGAACTCCTGCACCGTCGTCAGCATCGCTTATTCTACCCTGAAGGATATTCTGCCTTCTGACCTTAACAAGACAATCAATGGCCTCGTTATCTCAACCAAAGTAGTTCAAGGAACCATCAACGAGGGTCATTTTAATGTATCAATATCATTTAGTCAGAGCAACGATTCCCTGACCAACCCTGACTGTGTCTTCTGGGATTTCAATATAAGTGGGTGGAATAACAGAAGCTGCTCTCCGTCGGTTAAAGGGAACACTACTACAGTCTGTACCTGTAACCACCTGACTTCCTTCGCTGTGCTCATGGGTGCCGATGATACAAATATACCACCTGAGATAATAAAATTTTTAGAAGTGATTACTTATGTTGGCTTGGGGGTTTCTCTCGCCTGCCTGTTTCTCACTCTGGTTATTGAAGCCATCGTTTGGAAGTCAGTGATTAAGAACAAGACCTCGTACCTACGCCACGTGTGCCTGGTGAACATTGCTGTGTCGCTATTGGTGGCTGATATCTTTTTTCTCATTGGAGCACATTTAGAGAGGTTCCCAGACACCCCAGCCTGTACCGCTGTAGGTTTCCTCAGCTTCTACTTCTTCTTGGTGCTGTTCTTCTGGATGCTGACCACGGGGCTCATCCTCTTTTACCGCTTGGTTTACATTTTGCACGACACGAGTAGGAAGACTATGATGATCATAGCATTCACTTTGGGATACGGCTGCCCTGCTGTTATATCCATTATCACTGTGGCTTCTACAGCACCGAGACATGGATTTACCAGTGGGACATATTGCTGGCTGAACTATACCACAACCAAGAGCTTCCTTGCCTTTGTCGTGCCTGTGCTCACCATCGTCTTTGTCAACTTCGTCATTCTGTGTGTGGTTATATTTAAGTTACTAAGACCGAATGTTGGGGAAAGGCAGAGCAAAGATGAAAAGAAGATCTTAGTACAAATAACCAAAAGTCTTGCCGTCCTTACTCCTCTCCTGGGCCTCACTTGGGTTTTTGGCCTTTTTGTTGCAGCTAAACCTAAAAACGCGACGTACCAGATCCTATTTACTATCTTCAACTCATTTCAG GGACTATTCATTTTGATTTCTACTGTGCTGTTGGACCAAAAG GTGAGACTTGCCATGAGAAACACATTATCCTGGACAACACAGAGATCCAAG ACGGCATCGACTCTCACATCAGCTGGCAGCTCCGAGAATTCACAGTGGAAATTCCCAAAGAAAAGGAGACCTCTGTTTCCTGCCAAAG GTTTTTTTGACTTTTCCGAATCACAAGTTTCTTCTCGTGACTTATCAACGGGGTCATATAATGTGCTCACCTGa